The Mus musculus strain C57BL/6J chromosome 2, GRCm38.p6 C57BL/6J genome has a window encoding:
- the Abca2 gene encoding ATP-binding cassette sub-family A member 2 isoform X4 has protein sequence MWPHVAHPFQWVLAFEIFIPLVLFFILLGLRQKKPTISVKEVSFYTAAPLTSAGILPVMQSLCPDGQRDEFGFLQYANSTVTQLLERLHRVVEEGNLFDPVRPSLGSELEALRQRLEALSSGPGTWESHSARPAVSSFSLDSVARDQRELWRFLMQNLSLPNSTAQALLAARVDPSEVYRLLFGPLPDLDGKLGFLRKQEPWSRLGSNPLLQMEELLLAPALLEQLTCAPGSGELGRILTMPEGHQVDLQGYRDAVCSGQATARAQRFSDLAAELRNQLDTAKIAQQLGFDVPNGSDPQPQAPSPQSLPALLGDLLDAQKLLQDVDVLSALALLLPQGACAGQASAPQASSLNGLANSTGIGANSGSNTTVEEGTQSPVSPASPDTLQGQCSAFVQLWAGLQPILCGNNRTIEPEALRRGNMSSLGFTSKEQRNLGLLVHLMTSNPKILYAPVGSEADRVILKANETFAFVGNVTHYAQVWLNISTEIRSFLEQGRLQQHLQWLQQYVADLQLHPEAMNLSLEELPPALRQDFSLPNGTALLQQLDTIDNAACGWIQFMSKVSVDIFKGFPDEESIVNYTLNQAYQDNVTVFASVIFQTRKDGSLPPHVHYKIRQNSSFTEKTNEIRRAYWRPGPNTGGRFYFLYGFVWIQDMMERAIINTFVGHDVVEPGNYVQMFPYPCYTRDDFLFVIEHMMPLCMVISWVYSVAMTIQHIVAEKEHRLKEVMKTMGLNNAVHWVAWFITGFVQLSISVTALTAILKYGQVLMHSHVLIIWLFLAVYAVATIMFCFLVSVLYSKAKLASACGGIIYFLSYVPYMYVAIREEVAHDKITAFEKCIASLMSTTAFGLGSKYFALYEVAGVGIQWHTFSQSPVEGDDFNLLLAVTMLMVDTVVYGVLTWYIEAVHPGMYGLPRPWYFPLQKSYWLGSGRTEAWEWSWPWAHTPRLSVMEEDQACAMESRHFEETRGMEEEPTHLPLVVCVDKLTKVYKNDKKMALNKLSLNLYENQVVSFLGHNGAGKTTTMSILTGLFPPTSGSATIYGHDIRTEMDEIRKNLGMCPQHNVLFDRLTVEEHLWFYSRLKSMAQEEIRKETDKMIEDLELSNKRHSLVQTLSGGMKRKLSVAIAFVGGSRAIILDEPTAGVDPYARRAIWDLILKYKPGRTILLSTHHMDEADLLGDRIAIISHGKLKCCGSPLFLKGAYGDGYRLTLVKQPAEPGTSQEPGLASSPSGCPRLSSCSEPQVSQFIRKHVASSLLVSDTSTELSYILPSEAVKKGAFERLFQQLEHSLDALHLSSFGLMDTTLEEVFLKVSEEDQSLENSEADVKESRKDVLPGAEGLTAVGGQAGNLARCSELAQSQASLQSASSVGSARGEEGTGYSDGYGDYRPLFDNLQDPDNVSLQEAEMEALAQVGQGSRKLEGWWLKMRQFHGLLVKRFHCARRNSKALCSQILLPAFFVCVAMTVALSVPEIGDLPPLVLSPSQYHNYTQPRGNFIPYANEERQEYRLRLSPDASPQQLVSTFRLPSGVGATCVLKSPANGSLGPMLNLSSGESRLLAARFFDSMCLESFTQGLPLSNFVPPPPSPAPSDSPVSPDEDSLQAWNMSLPPTAGPETWTSAPSLPRLVHEPVRCTCSAQGTGFSCPSSVGGHPPQMRVVTGDILTDITGHNVSEYLLFTSDRFRLHRYGAITFGNVQKSIPASFGARVPPMVRKIAVRRVAQVLYNNKGYHSMPTYLNSLNNAILRANLPKSKGNPAAYGITVTNHPMNKTSASLSLDYLLQGTDVVIAIFIIVAMSFVPASFVVFLVAEKSTKAKHLQFVSGCNPVIYWLANYVWDMLNYLVPATCCVIILFVFDLPAYTSPTNFPAVLSLFLLYGWSITPIMYPASFWFEVPSSAYVFLIVINLFIGITATVATFLLQLFEHDKDLKVVNSYLKSCFLIFPNYNLGHGLMEMAYNEYINEYYAKIGQFDKMKSPFEWDIVTRGLVAMTVEGFVGFFLTIMCQYNFLRQPQRLPVSTKPVEDDVDVASERQRVLRGDADNDMVKIENLTKVYKSRKIGRILAVDRLCLGVRPGECFGLLGVNGAGKTSTFKMLTGDESTTGGEAFVNGHSVLKDLLQVQQSLGYCPQFDALFDELTAREHLQLYTRLRGIPWKDEAQVVKWALEKLELTKYADKPAGTYSGGNKRKLSTAIALIGYPAFIFLDEPTTGMDPKARRFLWNLILDLIKTGRSVVLTSHSMEECEALCTRLAIMVNGRLRCLGSIQHLKNRFGDGYMITVRTKSSQNVKDVVRFFNRNFPEAMLKERHHTKVQYQLKSEHISLAQVFSKMEQVVGVLGIEDYSVSQTTLDNVFVNFAKKQSDNVEQQEAEPSSLPSPLGLLSLLRPRPAPTELRALVADEPEDLDTEDEGLISFEEERAQLSFNTDTLC, from the exons ATGTGGCCTCATGTGGCCCACCCTTTCCAGTGGGTCCTGGCTTTTGAGATCTTCATCCCGCTTGTCCTCTTCTTCATCCTGTTGGGACTGCGGCAGAAGAAGCCCACCATCTCTGTGAAGGAAG TCT CTTTCTACACCGCAGCACCGCTGACATCAGCCGGCATCCTGCCCGTCATGCAGTCGCTTTGCCCTGATGGCCAGCGTGATGAGTTTGGCTTCCTGCAATATGCCAACTCCAC GGTCACCCAGCTTCTGGAACGCCTCCACCGTGTAGTGGAGGAGGGCAATTTGTTCGACCCAGTGCGACCCAGCCTGGGCTCAGAGCTCGAGGCTCTGCGCCAACGTCTGGAGGCCCTCAGCTCAGGCCCTGGCACCTGGGAGAGTCACTCAGCCAGACCTGCAG TTTCATCCTTCTCTCTGGACTCGGTGGCCAGGGACCAGAGAGAGCTTTGGCGTTTCCTGATGCAGAACCTGTCACTGCCCAACAGCACGGCCCAAGCCCTCCTAGCTGCCCGTGTGGACCCTTCCGAG GTCTATCGCTTGCTTTTTGGTCCTTTGCCTGACCTGGATGGAAAGTTGGGTTTCCTTAGGAAGCAGGAGCCCTGGAGCCGCCTGGGTAGCAATCCTCTGCTCCAAATGGAG GAGCTGCTGCTGGCTCCTGCCCTTTTGGAACAGCTCACATGTGCTCCAGGTTCTGGGGAACTGGGCCGGATTCTTACCATGCCTGAGGGTCATCAGGTAGACCTTCAGGGCTACCGGGATGCTGTGTGCAGTGGGCAGGCTACAGCTCGTGCCCAGCGCTTCAGCGATTTGGCCGCTGAGCTCAGGAACCAGCTGGACACAGCCAAGATTGCTCAGCAG CTGGGCTTCGATGTCCCCAACGGCTCAGATCCCCAGCCACAGGCACCGTCCCCACAGAGCCTGCCGGCACTCTTAGGGGACCTGCTGGATGCCCAGAAACTTCTGCAGGATGTGGATGTCCTATCAGCCCTTGCCCTGCTGCTGCCTCAAGGTGCCTGTGCTGGCCAGGCCTCTGCACCTCAAGCCAGCAGCCTGAATGGCCTGGCCAACAGCACCGGGATAGGTGCAAATTCAGGTTCCAACACCACTGTTGAGGAGGGCACCCAGTCACCTGTCAGCCCAGCCTCTCCTGACACTCTGCAAGGGCAGTGCTCAGCCTTTGTGCAGCTCTGGGCTGGCTTGCAACCCATCTTGTGTGGCAACAACCG CACCATCGAGCCTGAAGCGCTTCGGAGAGGCAACATGAGCTCCCTGGGTTTTACAAGCAAGGAACAGCGGAACTTGGGCCTTCTAGTGCACCTCATGACCAGCAACCCCAAAATCCTGTACGCACCAGTGGGCTCTGAAGCGGACCGCGTTATCCTCAAG gcaaatgAGACCTTTGCCTTTGTGGGCAACGTTACACACTACGCCCAGGTCTGGCTCAACATCTCCACAGAGATCCGAAGCTTCTTGGAGCAAGGCAGGCTGCAGCAGCATCTGCAGTGGTTACAGCAG TATGTAGCTGATCTTCAGCTACACCCTGAAGCAATGAACCTGTCCCTGGAGGAGCTGCCACCTGCTCTGCGCCAGGACTTCTCACTGCCTAATGGCACAGCCCTCCTGCAACAGCTTGACACAATAGACAACGCAGCCTGTGGCTGGATCCAGTTCATGTCCAAG GTGAGTGTGGACATCTTCAAGGGATTTCCTGATGAGGAGAGCATCGTGAACTACACTCTCAATCAGGCCTACCAGGACAATGTCACAGTGTTTGCCA GCGTGATCTTCCAGACACGGAAGGACGGCTCCCTCCCTCCACATGTACATTACAAGATTCGCCAGAATTCAAGCTTCACTGAGAAAACCAATGAGATCCGCCGTGCTTATTGGCGTCCAGGGCCCAACACCGGTGGTCGCTTCTACTTCCTCTATGGCTTCGTCTGGATCCAGG ACATGATGGAGCGCGCCATCATCAACACATTTGTGGGGCATGACGTGGTCGAACCTGGCAACTACGTGCAGATGTTCCCATACCCCTGCTACACCCGTGACGA CTTCCTGTTTGTCATTGAACACATGATGCCATTGTGCATGGTGATCTCCTGGGTCTACTCTGTGGCCATGACCATCCAGCATATTGTGGCAGAGAAAGAGCACAGGCTCAAGGAG GTGATGAAGACGATGGGCCTGAACAACGCCGTGCACTGGGTGGCCTGGTTCATCACGGGCTTTGTGCAGCTGTCTATCTCCGTGACAGCTCTGACCGCCATCCTCAAGTACGGCCAGGTGCTCATGCACAGCCACGTGCTCATTATCTGGCTCTTCCTTGCCGTCTACGCTGTGGCCACTATCATGTTTTG CTTCCTGGTGTCTGTGCTGTACTCTAAGGCTAAGTTGGCCTCAGCCTGTGGCGGTATCATCTACTTCCTGAGCTACGTTCCCTACATGTATGTAGCGATCCGCGAGGAGGTAGCCCATGACAAGATCACTGCCTTCGAGAAGTGCATTGCG TCCCTGATGTCCACAACAGCCTTTGGCCTGGGTTCCAAGTACTTTGCACTGTATGAAGTGGCAGGAGTGGGCATCCAGTGGCACACGTTCAGCCAGTCCCCAGTGGAAGGAGATGACTTCAATCTGCTCCTTGCTGTCACCATGCTTATGGTGGACACGGTGGTCTACGGCGTGCTCACTTGGTACATTGAGGCTGTGCACCCAG GTATGTATGGGCTGCCCCGGCCCTGGTACTTCCCGCTACAGAAGTCCTATTGGCTGGGCAGTGGGCGGACAgaagcctgggagtggagctggcCATGGGCACACACACCGCGCCTCAGCGTTATGGAGGAGGACCAGGCCTGTGCCATGGAGAGCCGGCACTTCG AGGAGACCCGCGGCATGGAGGAGGAGCCCACCCACCTGCCCTTGGTCGTCTGTGTGGACAAGCTCACCAAGGTCTATAAGAATGACAAGAAGATGGCCTTAAACAAACTGAGCCTCAATCTGTATGAGAATCAGGTGGTCTCTTTCCTAGGCCACAACGGGGCCGGCAAGACCACGACCAT GTCgatcctgactggactgttcccACCCACGTCGGGCTCAGCCACTATCTATGGGCACGACATCCGCACCGAGATGGATGAGATCCGCAAGAACCTGGGCATGTGCCCACAGCACAACGTGCTCTTTGACCGGCTCACGGTGGAGGAGCACCTCTGGTTCTACTCACGCCTCAAaagcatggcacaggaggagatCCGCAAAGAGACGGACAA GATGATTGAGGACCTGGAACTCTCTAACAAGCGGCACTCACTGGTGCAGACGTTGTCTGGAGGCATGAAGCGCAAGCTTTCGGTAGCCATTGCCTTTGTGGGTGGCTCTAGAGCCATTATCTTAGACGAGCCCACGGCTGGCGTGGACCCCTATGCTCGCCGTGCCATCTGGGACCTCATTCTGAAGTACAAGCCGG GCCGCACTATCCTCCTGTCTACCCATCACATGGATGAGGCTGACCTGCTGGGGGATCGCATTGCCATCATCTCCCATGGGAAGCTCAAATGCTGTggctctcccctcttcctcaagGGAGCCTATGGCGATGGGTACCGCCTCACATTGGTCAAGCAGCCTGCAGAACCTGGCACCTCCCAAG aGCCAGGGCTGGCTTCCAGCCCCTCAGGTTGTCCTCGGCTGAGCAGCTGCTCGGAGCCGCAAGTGTCCCAGTTCATCCGCAAGCATGTGGCTTCCTCCCTGCTGGTCTCAGACACGAGCACCGAGCTCTCCTACATCCTGCCCAGCGAGGCCGTCAAGAAGGGGGCCTTCGAGCGCCTCTTTCAG CAACTGGAACACAGCCTGGATGCGCTCCATCTGAGCAGTTTTGGGCTGATGGACACAACTCTGGAGGAGGTGTTCCTCAAGGTGTCTGAAGAAGATCAGTCACTGGAGAACAGCGAGGCTG ATGTGAAGGAGTCCCGGAAGGATGTGCTGCCTGGGGCAGAGGGCCTGACAGCTGTGGGGGGTCAAGCTGGCAACCTGGCTCGGTGCTCAGAGCTGGCACAGTCACAGGCATCGCTGCAGTCTGCATCCTCTGTGGGCTCTGCCCGTGGGGAGGAGGGCACCGGCTACTCTGATGGCTACGGTGACTACCGTCCCCTCTTTGACAACTTGCAGGACCCAGACAATGTCAGCTTACAAG aggcagagatggaggccCTGGCTCAGGTGGGCCAGGGCAGCCGCAAACTCGAGGGCTGGTGGCTGAAGATGCGGCAGTTCCATGGGCTCCTGGTGAAGCGCTTCCACTGTGCTCGTCGGAACTCCAAAGCTCTCTGCTCTCAGATTCTGCTGCCTGCCTTCTTTGTCTGTGTGGCCATGACTGTGGCGTTGTCTGTCCCTGAGATTG GTGACCTACCTCCACTGGTCCTGTCACCCTCTCAGTACCACAACTACACCCAGCCCCGTGGCAACTTTATCCCTTATGCCAATGAGGAACGCCAGGAGTACCG ATTACGGCTGTCACCTGATGCCAGCCCCCAGCAGCTGGTGAGCACATTCCGGCTGCCCTCTGGTGTGGGTGCCACTTGTGTGCTCAAGTCTCCTGCCAACGGCTCCCTGGGACCCATGCTGAACTTAAGCAGTGGAGAGTCCCGCCTGCTGGCGGCACGGTTCTTCGACAGTATGTGCCTGGAGTCCTTCACACAGGGGCTGCCACTGTCCAACTTCGTGCCACCTCCGCCCTCACCCGCCCCTTCTGACTCACCCGTGTCCCCAGATGAGGATTCACTGCAAGCCTGGAACATGTCCCTGCCACCTACTGCTGGGCCAG AGACGTGGACGTCGGCGCCTTCTCTGCCACGCCTAGTGCATGAGCCAGTCCGCTGTACCTGCTCTGCACAGGGCACGGGGTTCTCATGCCCCAGCAGTGTGGGTGGACACCCACCCCAGATGAGAGTGGTCACAGGTGACATCCTGACTGACATCACTGGCCACAATGTTTCTGAGTACCTGCTCTTCACCTCTGACCGTTTCCGACTACACCG ATATGGAGCCATCACCTTTGGTAATGTTCAGAAGTCTATCCCAGCATCCTTTGGTGCCCGGGTCCCTCCTATGGTGCGGAAGATTGCAGTGCGGAGGGTGGCTCAG GTGCTCTACAATAACAAGGGCTACCACAGCATGCCCACCTACCTCAACAGCCTCAACAATGCCATTCTGCGTGCAAACCTACCCAAAAGCAAGGGCAATCCAGCAGCCTATG GCATCACCGTCACCAACCACCCCATGAACAAGACCAGTGCTAGCCTCTCCCTGGATTACCT ACTGCAGGGCACAGATGTGGTCATCGCCATCTTCATCATTGTGGCCATGTCCTTCGTGCCAGCCAGCTTTGTGGTCTTCCTTGTGGCAGAGAAATCCACCAAGGCCAAACACCTGCAGTTCGTCAGCGGGTGCAACCCTGTCATCTACTGGCTGGCCAACTACGTGTGGGACATG CTCAATTACCTGGTCCCAGCCACCTGCTGCGTGATCATCCTCTTTGTCTTTGACTTACCTGCCTACACATCACCCACCAACTTCCCCGCGGTGCTCTCCTTGTTCCTGCTCTATGG GTGGTCCATCACACCCATCATGTACCCAGCCTccttctggtttgaggtccctaGCTCAGCCTACGTGTTCCTCATCGTCATCAACCTCTTCATCGGCATCACAGCCACGGTGGCCACTTTCCTTCTGCAGCTTTTTGAGCATGACAAG GATCTGAAGGTTGTCAACAGTTACCTGAAAAGCTGCTTCCTCATCTTCCCCAACTACAACCTGGGCCACGGGCTCATGGAGATGGCCTACAATGAGTACATCAACGAATACTACGCCAAGATTG GCCAGTTTGACAAGATGAAGTCCCCGTTCGAGTGGGACATTGTCACACGTGGACTGGTGGCCATGACAGTCGAGGGCTTCGTGGGATTCTTCCTCACCATCATGTGCCAGTATAACTTCCTACGGCAGCCACA ACGCCTGCCTGTGTCTACTAAACCTGTGGAAGACGATGTGGATGTGGCTAGTGAGCGACAGAGAGTGCTCCGTGGCGATGCTGACAATGACATGGTCAAGATTGAGAACCTGACCAAG GTGTACAAGTCTCGGAAGATTGGCCGGATCCTGGCAGTGGACCGCCTTTGCCTGGGTGTGCGCCCTGGAGAGTGCTTTGGGCTCCTTGGTGTCAATGGTGCAGGGAAGACCAGCACCTTCAAGATGCTGACTGGAGATGAGAGCACAACTGGGGGAGAGGCCTTTGTCAATGGACACAG CGTGCTCAAGGACCTGCTCCAGGTACAGCAGAGCCTTGGCTACTGCCCGCAGTTTGATGCCCTGTTTGATGAGCTCACGGCTCGTGAACACCTGCAGCTGTACACGCGGCTGCGTGGCATCCCCTGGAAGGATGAGGCACAG GTAGTGAAGTGGGCCCTAGAGAAGCTGGAACTGACAAAGTATGCAGACAAGCCAGCTGGCACCTACAGTGGAGGCAACAAACGGAAGCTTTCCACAGCCATTGCCCTCATTGGGTACCCTGCCTTCATCTTTCTA GATGAGCCCACCACTGGCATGGACCCTAAGGCCCGGCGCTTCCTGTGGAACCTCATTCTGGACCTCATCAAGACGGGACGTTCGGTGGTGCTGACGTCACACAg CATGGAGGAGTGTGAGGCTCTGTGCACACGCTTGGCCATCATGGTGAACGGGCGGCTGCGCTGCCTGGGCAGCATCCAGCACCTTAAGAACAG GTTTGGGGATGGCTACATGATTACTGTAAGGACCAAAAGCAGCCAGAACGTGAAGGACGTGGTGCGGTTCTTCAACAGGAACTTCCCAGAGGCCATGCTCAAG GAAAGACACCATACGAAGGTGCAGTATCAGCTCAAGTCAGAGCACATCTCGCTGGCTCAGGTGTTCAGCAAGATGGAGCAGGTGGTGGGTGTGCTGGGCATCGAGGATTACTCAGTCAGCCAGACCACCCTGGATAAC GTGTTTGTGAACTTTGCGAAGAAGCAGAGTGATAATGTGGAGCAGCAAGAGGCTGAGCCCTCGTCCTTGCCGTCCCCCCTTGGACTGCTCAGCCTGCTGAGGCCCCGCCCCGCACCCACAGAGCTCCGGGCATTGGTGGCTGATGAGCCAGAGGACCTGGACACAGAGGATGAAGGCCTCATCAGCTTCGAGGAAGAGCGG GCCCAGCTCTCCTTCAACACTGATACGCTCTGCTGA